From a region of the Impatiens glandulifera chromosome 4, dImpGla2.1, whole genome shotgun sequence genome:
- the LOC124936268 gene encoding cytokinin riboside 5'-monophosphate phosphoribohydrolase LOG7-like, whose protein sequence is METKSKFRRICVYCGSSAGRKVSYQEAAVELGKELVEKRIDLVYGGGSVGLMGLVSQAVHDGGRHVLGIIPRTLMPKELTGCTIGDVIPVNDMHQRKAEMARQADAFIALPGGYGTLEELLEVITWAQLGIHRKPVGLLNVEGYYNSLLSFLDKAADEGFISPIARRIVVSAPTAQQLIRDLEEQVPEYDDFATKLDWDEVKVLNYPAADSGLTT, encoded by the exons ATGGAGACAAAATCAAAGTTCAGGAGAATATGTGTCTACTGCGGCAGCAGCGCAGGAAGAAAAGTTAGCTATCAAGAAGCTGCCGTAGAGCTCGGCAAAGAACTC GTGGAGAAAAGGATTGATTTGGTCTATGGAGGTGGAAGCGTGGGTTTGATGGGTCTAGTTTCTCAGGCTGTTCATGATGGTGGGCGCCATGTTCTAGG GATTATCCCAAGAACTCTTATGCCCAAAGAG TTAACTGGTTGTACAATTGGAGATGTGATACCTGTTAACGATATGCACCAAAGGAAGGCCGAGATGGCCCGTCAAGCTGATGCCTTCATAGCCCTTCCTg GTGGATATGGAACTTTGGAGGAATTGCTGGAAGTTATCACATGGGCTCAGCTTGGAATTCACCGCAAACCA GTGGGTCTTCTGAATGTGGAGGGTTACTATAATTCTCTACTGTCTTTCCTTGACAAAGCTGCGGATGAAGGCTTCATCTCCCCAATTGCCCGTCGTATTGTAGTGTCTGCCCCGACTGCCCAACAGTTGATTAGGGATCTTGAG GAACAAGTTCCTGAGTACGACGACTTTGCGACGAAGTTGGACTGGGATGAGGTGAAAGTACTAAACTACCCTGCGGCCGACTCTGGTCTAACAACGTAA